The genomic DNA TCCACGCATGGGCATTGCAGCACGAAAACGCCGCGCCTTTAAAGAACGCGAGGAACTAATTCTCGACGCTGCTCGCTCCATCCTTCTGAAGCGCGGTTACCACGGCCTGACCATGGACCGCATAGCCGAGGCTA from Candidatus Hydrogenedentota bacterium includes the following:
- a CDS encoding TetR/AcrR family transcriptional regulator, producing MGIAARKRRAFKEREELILDAARSILLKRGYHGLTMDRIAEA